One window of the Colius striatus isolate bColStr4 chromosome 19, bColStr4.1.hap1, whole genome shotgun sequence genome contains the following:
- the SPOUT1 gene encoding putative methyltransferase C9orf114 homolog isoform X2: MAESSAAKRLKGVEDRKVDWRRWKQERKAEKKKWREVKLLKKLEKQRLRELAEKEAEKREEQKEEKGRPYTLSVALPGSILNNAQSLELRTYLAGQIARACAIFSVDEIVVFDEHGEDVKSVEGDFEGIGRKGKACVQLARILQYLECPQYLRKSFFPKHEDLQFAGLLNPLDTPHHMRVDEDSEYREGVVLDRPMKPGKGSFVNCGMKKEVQIDRQLQPGLRVTVRLQEPQNPEAKVRKGTVVSSQHPRTAAGLYWGYSVRLASCLSAVFSECPFKDGYDLSIGTSERGSSVDQATLPSFRHALVVFGGLEGLEAGLDVDPNLEVTDPSVLFDLYLNTCPRQGSRTIRTEEALLISLSALRPLIDEAVKTPSDS; encoded by the exons TGAAGACAGGAAGGTGGACTGGCGGCGCTGGAAGCAGGAGA GGAAAGCggagaagaagaaatggagagaggtgaagctgctgaagaagctggagaagcagcggctgcgggagctggCGGAGAAGGAAGCCGAGAAGCgagaggagcagaaggaagagaaag GGCGGCCCTACACGCTGAGCGTGGCTCTGCCGGGCTCCATCCTGAACAATGCCCAGTCCCTGGAGCTCAGGACATACCTGGCTGGACAGATTGCCCGGGCCTGTGCCATCTTCAGTGTGGATGAGATCGTGGTGTTTGATGAGCACGGAGAGGATGTAAA GAGTGTGGAAGGGGACTTTGAAGGAATTGGGAGGAAGGGCAAGGCCTGTGTGCAGCTGGCTCGGATCCTGCAGTATCTGGAGTGCCCTCA GTACTTGAGGAAATCCTTTTTCCCAAAGCATGAGGATCTGCAGTTTGCAG GGCTCCTCAACCCCCTGGACACCCCCCACCACATGCGGGTGGATGAGGACTCAGAGTACCGGGAGGGTGTCGTGTTGGACCGGCCCATGAAGCCAGGCAAAGGCTCCTTTGTGAACTGTGGCATGAagaag GAGGTGCAGATTGACAGACAGCTGCAGCCTGGTCTGCGAGTCACCGTGCGCCTGCAGGAGCCCCAGAATCCAG AAGCTAAAGTGAGGAAAGGCACCGTGGTGTCCTCACAGCACCCTCGCACAGCCGCGGGGCTCTACTGGGGTTACAGCGTCCGCCTCGCCTCCTGCCTCA GTGCTGTCTTTTCCGAGTGCCCGTTCAAGGACGGCTACGATCTCTCCATTGGCACCTCGGAGCGGGGCAGCTCCGTGGACCAGGCAACTCTCCCCTCCTTCAG GCATGCCCTTGTCGTGTTTGGAGGCCTGGAGGGCTTGGAAGCTGGGCTTGACGTGGACCCAAACCTGGAGGTCACCGACCCGAGTGTCTTATTTGACTTGTACCTGAACACTtgtcccaggcagggcagcagaACCATCCGCACAGAG GAGGCGTTGCtgatctctctctctgctctgagaCCCCTCATCGATGAGGCTGTGAAGACACCCAGCGACAGCTGA
- the SPOUT1 gene encoding putative methyltransferase C9orf114 homolog isoform X1, whose amino-acid sequence MAESSAAKRLKGVEDRKVDWRRWKQERKAEKKKWREVKLLKKLEKQRLRELAEKEAEKREEQKEEKGRPYTLSVALPGSILNNAQSLELRTYLAGQIARACAIFSVDEIVVFDEHGEDVKSVEGDFEGIGRKGKACVQLARILQYLECPQYLRKSFFPKHEDLQFAGNDSPVPVPSCWLPAAELCLGCTQLWLRCCAGPGREGQQHTCTHTSVATVAALCAVVGLLNPLDTPHHMRVDEDSEYREGVVLDRPMKPGKGSFVNCGMKKEVQIDRQLQPGLRVTVRLQEPQNPEAKVRKGTVVSSQHPRTAAGLYWGYSVRLASCLSAVFSECPFKDGYDLSIGTSERGSSVDQATLPSFRHALVVFGGLEGLEAGLDVDPNLEVTDPSVLFDLYLNTCPRQGSRTIRTEEALLISLSALRPLIDEAVKTPSDS is encoded by the exons TGAAGACAGGAAGGTGGACTGGCGGCGCTGGAAGCAGGAGA GGAAAGCggagaagaagaaatggagagaggtgaagctgctgaagaagctggagaagcagcggctgcgggagctggCGGAGAAGGAAGCCGAGAAGCgagaggagcagaaggaagagaaag GGCGGCCCTACACGCTGAGCGTGGCTCTGCCGGGCTCCATCCTGAACAATGCCCAGTCCCTGGAGCTCAGGACATACCTGGCTGGACAGATTGCCCGGGCCTGTGCCATCTTCAGTGTGGATGAGATCGTGGTGTTTGATGAGCACGGAGAGGATGTAAA GAGTGTGGAAGGGGACTTTGAAGGAATTGGGAGGAAGGGCAAGGCCTGTGTGCAGCTGGCTCGGATCCTGCAGTATCTGGAGTGCCCTCA GTACTTGAGGAAATCCTTTTTCCCAAAGCATGAGGATCTGCAGTTTGCAGGTAATGACTCACCTGTCCCTGTCCCAAGCTGTTGGCTCCCcgctgctgagctctgcctgggatGCACACAACTGTGGCTGAGGTGCTGTGCTGGACCAGGGAGGGAGGGGCAGCAGCACACTTGTACCCACACCTCTGTTGCCACAGTTGCTGCCCTCTGTGCTGTTGTAGGGCTCCTCAACCCCCTGGACACCCCCCACCACATGCGGGTGGATGAGGACTCAGAGTACCGGGAGGGTGTCGTGTTGGACCGGCCCATGAAGCCAGGCAAAGGCTCCTTTGTGAACTGTGGCATGAagaag GAGGTGCAGATTGACAGACAGCTGCAGCCTGGTCTGCGAGTCACCGTGCGCCTGCAGGAGCCCCAGAATCCAG AAGCTAAAGTGAGGAAAGGCACCGTGGTGTCCTCACAGCACCCTCGCACAGCCGCGGGGCTCTACTGGGGTTACAGCGTCCGCCTCGCCTCCTGCCTCA GTGCTGTCTTTTCCGAGTGCCCGTTCAAGGACGGCTACGATCTCTCCATTGGCACCTCGGAGCGGGGCAGCTCCGTGGACCAGGCAACTCTCCCCTCCTTCAG GCATGCCCTTGTCGTGTTTGGAGGCCTGGAGGGCTTGGAAGCTGGGCTTGACGTGGACCCAAACCTGGAGGTCACCGACCCGAGTGTCTTATTTGACTTGTACCTGAACACTtgtcccaggcagggcagcagaACCATCCGCACAGAG GAGGCGTTGCtgatctctctctctgctctgagaCCCCTCATCGATGAGGCTGTGAAGACACCCAGCGACAGCTGA
- the ENDOG gene encoding endonuclease G, mitochondrial, with product MLRGRWALPGAALALGAGLGAALGPRRRARDDAPRGLLARLPVVPAVAAAGADPPALPGSGRAELTKYGLPGLAQLRSRESYVLCYDPRSRGALWVMERLNRDTLSGASDRAACDFLEDESVHRYHRATNADYRGSGFDRGHLAAAANHKWSQEAMRDTFYLSNVAPQNPHLNQNAWNNLEKYSRSLARNNKNVYVCTGPLYLPRMEADGKMYVKYQVIGKNNVAVPTHFFKVLILEKESGEIELRSYVMPNSPVDEKIPLERFLVPIESIERASGLLFVPNILKRTSNLKAITAGTKH from the exons ATGCTGCGGGGCCGCTGGGCGCTGCCCGGCGCGGCGCTGGCGCtgggagcggggctgggggcggcgCTGGGGCCCCGCCGCCGGGCTCGGGACGATGCGCCGCGGGGGCTGCTCGCCCGCCTGCCCGTGGTCCCCGCCGTGGCGGCCGCGGGGGCCGATCCGCCGGCGCTGCCGGGCTCGGGCCGCGCCGAGCTGACCAAGTACGGGCTGCCCGGGCTGGCGCAGCTGCGGAGCCGCGAGTCCTACGTGCTGTGCTACGACCCGCGGAGCCGCGGCGCGCTCTGGGTCATGGAGCGGCTGAACCGGGACACGCTGAGCGGCGCCTCGGACCGCGCCGCCTGCGACTTCCTGGAGGACGAGTCGGTGCATCGCTACCACCGCGCCACCAACGCCGACTACCGCGGCAGCGGCTTCGACCGCGGGCACCTGGCCGCCGCCGCCAACCATAAGTGGAGCCAGGAGGCCATGCGGGACACCTTCTACCTCAGCAACGTCGCCCCGCAG AATCCTCATTTAAACCAGAACGCGTGGAACAACCTTGAGAAGTACAGCAGGAGCTTGGCAAGGAACAACAAGAACGTCTATGTGTGCACAGGACCCCTTTACCTGCCCAG GATGGAGGCCGATGGGAAGATGTATGTCAAGTACCAGGTGATTGGGAAGAACAATGTGGCCGTCCCCACccatttcttcaaggtgctcATCCTGGAAAAGGAGAGTGGGGAGATTGAGTTGCGCTCCTATGTGATGCCCAACAGCCCTGTGGATGAGAAAATCCCCCTGGAAAGGTTCCTGGTTCCCATTGAGAGCATTGAACGAGCCTCAGGGCTCCTCTTTGTTCCAAACATCTTGAAGAGAACAAGTAACTTGAAAGCCATCACAGCTGGAACCAAACATTGA